TGGCCGCGCCGGAAGCCCGCGCGCTCGATGAGCCACGCGGCCGAGAGCTTCACCCGGCCGTCGGGCTGCGGCCAGCGCGGCATCGCCGGGTCGCGCACGCGGCCCTCGACCTCGGCGAGCTCGGCCGCGGTGACGATCGGGTTCGTGAAGAAGGAGCCGCAGCTCCGGCGGTTCGGATCGCCCGGGTCGTCGAGCACCATGGACTTGGCGCGCCGGATCGCGAGCACGCTCTCGCGCACGTCGGCGAGCGTCGGCGCCGCGAGGCGCCGCGCCTCCAGATGCTTCTCGAGGTCGGCGTAGCGCAGGGTCGGCGGGCCGCCCGGGCGCAGGCGGTAGCTCACGGAGAGGACGACCCAGCGGCCGGGCTCGCCGCTCTTGAAGCGGCTGTCGCGGTAGACGAAGCCGCAGTCGCGCCCGGCGAGCGTTGCGACGGCGCCCTCGCGCGTGTCGAGCGCGCGCACCTCGGTGACGGTGTCGCTCACCTCCTGGCCATAGGCGCCGACGTTCTGGATGGGCGTGGCCCCGACGAGCCCCGGGATCCCGGAGAGACACTCGAGGCCGGCCCAGCCGCGCTCGACGGCGCGACGGACGAGGTCGTCCCACGGCTCGCCGGCCGCCGCGGTCAGCTCGAGCGCGCCGCCGGCCTCGCGCGTGGAGACGCCGCGGAGGTCGATCTTCACCACGAGCGCGTCCACGCCCTCGTCGGGGACGACGAGGTTCGAGCCCCCGCCCAGCACGCGGAGCGGGACGCCGCGCGCCCTCGCCCAGGCGAGCGCGTCGAGCACCGCGGACTCCTCGCGCGCCTCGACGAACCAGCGCGCGGGGCCGCCGACG
Above is a genomic segment from Candidatus Methylomirabilota bacterium containing:
- a CDS encoding UDP-N-acetylmuramate dehydrogenase is translated as MTPRESVPLAPRTTLAVGGPARWFVEAREESAVLDALAWARARGVPLRVLGGGSNLVVPDEGVDALVVKIDLRGVSTREAGGALELTAAAGEPWDDLVRRAVERGWAGLECLSGIPGLVGATPIQNVGAYGQEVSDTVTEVRALDTREGAVATLAGRDCGFVYRDSRFKSGEPGRWVVLSVSYRLRPGGPPTLRYADLEKHLEARRLAAPTLADVRESVLAIRRAKSMVLDDPGDPNRRSCGSFFTNPIVTAAELAEVEGRVRDPAMPRWPQPDGRVKLSAAWLIERAGFRRGHRHGTVGLSSRHALAIVCHEGARARDVVAFARELQAAVRERCGARLTLEPVVWDQSP